The window cttAAATGTTGGTTAGGCAAGAAAAttatatgaacaatttttttaagttttatacacGAATGATTTGAATCTACCACTACATCAAGTAGACACACATCATTCATCACTCACACATACTCCTAgctgaaacaaatttaaatataaaaaaataataaaagtttgtaaaaaaaaaactgaaaattaaaaaacaaagataAGAAAAATCTAACCAACTTACATAAATTATTGGAATCGGGAAAGAAaacgtcatcatcattatcttgattattgttattgttgttaaccGAAGAGATATAATTAAGACCAATGCCACTATCGGTAGCCAATGGTGAGGCAGCATGTAATGGTGTGCCCATAGCAAATTGTGGTGCCCCTGTCATAGGGGTAGTTGGTGTGGAGATGGGACTAGCATCAAATGCGGCACCAGCCTCTATAGAAGCTAAAAATTCAGCACTGCTAAAATGATCATCCAATACCAGTTTGgctatctataaaaaaaagaaattaaaacaaaaacaaaactatattcCAGTATTTAAGTTATTAATTAACAATTCCTACTAACCCTCACTAGTTCACAACAATCACCGGTGATCTTAATTACATGTTGGCCAACATTACAAGTGAATTTGTATTCACCTAAAGAAGCATCATTTGTAGAATATGAATGCAATAACATTTGCGAATGAGGACGTATTGGTTTACCTGCAGCAGCAGCCGCAACAGCGGCATTAGCTACAGGTGTAGATGTATTCATTCCCTGCATATTTGCCatatgctgctgctgttggtgTTGATGTTGCACCATCTGTTGGGAGGCTGCAGCGGCAGTCATGAAATTTTGAGCTGaattaaaactcaaacgattggATAGATTACTACTAGCACCGGGAGTTCGTGGCTGTACGGGTTCATCGGAATTGGAGGATGCTAATGAAGAACAAGAGCCGCCAGCATGACTGCTAACCATTGCCGGATCCAAACGTACCGGTGAGGCATTACGTCTTATGGTATCCTCAATCAAATGTTTAGcataactttaaatatttcaaatatataaataaatatattacacacacacatatacaattTGTAGCTATAAGAAAACCTACTTGATTTTGTCCTCGGCTGGACCAGTAATCTGTACCAGACGTTCTTTGGCACCGGGATTTActtgaaaaagttgaaaagtttgtattattaacaattttacaatattcattttttgacacaaattatcactttatgtttatgaataattaatacattcatatgtatgtataaatgaaagcatattgaaattaataaatattaaatagagaAATTGCGGccaaagtttaaaatgaaaagtgCAGTTAAGATGGGGTGAGTTTAAACACAAATGTATGATTTAAACTGTAGTCAGTTAAActtatgaaagaattatgtttattattaaaattatggtTAATACATGCTATGCTTAAGATTTTACACTACTTTTAGCTTGAGTTccaatataaaaatgaaaaacacattCAAATTGCATTTCCaaccaatgaaattaaaaaaaaataaataaatgagaaaaaaaggaTTCATCTTTTAGAGTGATTAATGGCACCAACAAAAAATGGtagttaacaaattattaaaaaaagggttatttttttgtttgtttatttgtggtTACCTCTTTGGAAGGATATAATAGTTTCACTGAGTTCCTCTATCATATGGACGCGACGGCCTTTGATGCCCATtacttacaaaatttataaagacaGACAAGTTACAGAAAGGAGAGCATCGTGGgagaaataataacaataataataaatgtaaagGTAAaagattttgaacaaaaaaaaaaacacgtattttttcaaaagatttttaagACTTCTAAACCAATACTagtattgtttttgtatatgtatatctatgTGTTCACTTAGATCTTATTGTTGTCATTTTAAATACCTTTTCCTGAATCAGCATTACGTATAACCACCTCATCCTTACAATATGTTTTGCCGggaatttttgttggttttggaAATTTACCCGAATTACGTATAACTTCACCGGGACTCAATAGCAAATGTTGCTGATTAGCCGAGCCAACGGAAGCAATTGCTGCGGCAGCTGCTGCAGCAGCTGCATTTCCCCCCATGTTTATACCACCAAATGTAGGGGAGGTGCTTAAAAATGCTGTTTGTGTAGGATCAACATGATTTTGGACATCATTTaactgtaataataaaaaacgattTCTTGTTTATTAgttgggaaatttttaatataatatagatagaaagatagatagatggatagatagatagatagatagatagatagatagatagatagatagatagatagatagatagatagatagatagatagatagatagactgtctatagtctggactatagactgactgtagtctggactacagactggctatagtctggactatagactgactatagtctggactataaactgactataatctggactatagactgactataatctggactatagactgactatagtctggactgtagaataactatagcctggattatagacttactatagcctggactatagactgactatagcttggactatagactgactatagtctggactatagactgactatagtctggactatagactgactataatctggactatagactgactatagtctggactataaaattactataatctggactatagactgactataatctggactatagactgactatagtctggaatgtaGAAtaactatagcctggactataatctggactatagactgactataatctggactatagactgactatagtctggactgtagaataacTATATCCTGGATTATAGACTtattatagcctggactatagactgactatagcttggactatagtctgactatagtctggactatagactgactatagtctggactatagactgactataatctggactatagactgactaaagtctggactataaacttactataatctggactatagactgactataatctggactatagactgactatagtctggaatgtaGAAtaactatagcctggactatagacttactatagtctggattgtagactgactatagtctgtactatagactgactatagtctggactatagactgactatattctggactatagactgactatagtctggactatagactgactatagactgactataatctggactatagactaactataatctggactatagactaactataatctggactacagactgactatagtctggactacagactgactatagtctggactacagacaaactatagtcaggactatagactgactatagtctggactatagactggctatagtctggactatagtctggactatagactgactatagtctggattatagactgactatagtctggattatagactgactatagtctggattatagactgactaaagtctggactatagactgactatagtctggactatagactgactatagtctggactatagactgactatagtctggactatagactgactatagtctggactatagactaactatagtctggactatagactgactatagtctggagtatagattaactatagtctggactatagattgactatagtctggactatagattgactatagTTTGGCTATAGATTGACTTCAGTCTGGAATATTAACTgtttgtagtctggactatatatataCCTACTAAAGTGTTGACTAtggactgactatagtctgggctatagactgaattatagtctggattatagactattgtTTGAAATATAGACTGAATTATAGGCTGGACtttagactgactatagtctggactgtagactgactatagtatcgactatagactgtctatagtctggactatagactgactaaaGTCTGAAGTGTAGActgactatattctggactgtaggctgactatagtctggactgtaggcTGACTATAATCAGGACTggagactgactatagtctggattataagcTGACTATAGCCTATAATACTATGGActgattatagtttagtctgcaTTATAGGctggctatagtctggactatagactgtaatatagactgactatagtctgtattataggCTGGCTATAATCTGTACAATAGAGCTACTGCAGTATAAATCTAATTTCAACTAAAACttagcttttaaaaattatcaaaatattcataatttagttttttttcttaattcaaaTTCTACTTACTTCAGCGTTTGTAGCctgtttagttttataatacGAATTAATGCCACTATCTTCCCAACCTTTGGCACGTAACTCAATCAATTCGAGTAAATTGAGACGAGTCATTATATTCAAACGTTCGTCCTGCGAAGCATTACGAAATACAACAAAAGCTCGATCTAATGTATCTTTCGATACCGACTCCAATTGTGGTCCATGAATGCGTAAATTTTGCACTAAAGTGGCCATAGGTTCTGTATTATTAATACCCGATTGCAATGAGATTGCAACATTTTCGATCAATTGTATTAGTTCTTCAATaagcataaaattatttttaagtgaaGAACGTGATTGTGATTTAAGAGGTCTTGGAGCCTCAACATTCTTTACAGAGCGTCCAATGTGTGCCATGATGATGATGTCTTtgatttcttgttgttgtttttgtaggtgttgtttatagttttgttatattgttgggttttttttacaaagaaaaatactAAACGGGAGTGAGTAAAAgttgagaaaaataataatgatatgaTTCGTTGTTGTGATGTCAAACTGATGACTGAAAACTttgcttagtttttttttttttggtttttgtgttTTACTCAAACTGTTTTCGTAGCTTTGATATGAGTATCGATCgctttaagtttataaaatcgAAGAAAATATACAGACAAAACTGTTTCTTTGGTTTATCGTTCGCACCTCCCCCTGCAAGTAAATTGTAaaaggtaaaacaaaaaaaaattaatgacacaatttgcaaaaaaaatcaatttttgttatgtttgttAGTTCAATTGAAGAAGGTATGTTTGTTATTATCACCACCTACTTGTTGTCtatagttatttttattgtttaagccCCCTTTTTTAGGACAA of the Lucilia cuprina isolate Lc7/37 chromosome 2, ASM2204524v1, whole genome shotgun sequence genome contains:
- the LOC111679606 gene encoding eukaryotic translation initiation factor 4E-binding protein Mextli isoform X3, giving the protein MAHIGRSVKNVEAPRPLKSQSRSSLKNNFMLIEELIQLIENVAISLQSGINNTEPMATLVQNLRIHGPQLESVSKDTLDRAFVVFRNASQDERLNIMTRLNLLELIELRAKGWEDSGINSYYKTKQATNAELNDVQNHVDPTQTAFLSTSPTFGGINMGGNAAAAAAAAAIASVGSANQQHLLLSPGEVIRNSGKFPKPTKIPGKTYCKDEVVIRNADSGKVNPGAKERLVQITGPAEDKINYAKHLIEDTIRRNASPVRLDPAMVSSHAGGSCSSLASSNSDEPVQPRTPGASSNLSNRLSFNSAQNFMTAAAASQQMVQHQHQQQQHMANMQGMNTSTPVANAAVAAAAAGKPIRPHSQMLLHSYSTNDASLGEYKFTCNVGQHVIKITGDCCELVRIAKLVLDDHFSSAEFLASIEAGAAFDASPISTPTTPMTGAPQFAMGTPLHAASPLATDSGIGLNYISSVNNNNNNQDNDDDVFFPDSNNLSKSASQSNGLARSRRSHFSRKDSTPEAAANPASTAIMRQKSEPGNNVNNTNTDSSRIVHQYDHLLYYAKSPHSWALPTEWQKICDKFPAIIRNKDLQDESNRFDGEKYLELVKSSSKRNITAADDNTTEGDNQDNE
- the LOC111679606 gene encoding eukaryotic translation initiation factor 4E-binding protein Mextli isoform X2; this encodes MAHIGRSVKNVEAPRPLKSQSRSSLKNNFMLIEELIQLIENVAISLQSGINNTEPMATLVQNLRIHGPQLESVSKDTLDRAFVVFRNASQDERLNIMTRLNLLELIELRAKGWEDSGINSYYKTKQATNAELNDVQNHVDPTQTAFLSTSPTFGGINMGGNAAAAAAAAAIASVGSANQQHLLLSPGEVIRNSGKFPKPTKIPGKTYCKDEVVIRNADSGKVMGIKGRRVHMIEELSETIISFQRVNPGAKERLVQITGPAEDKINYAKHLIEDTIRRNASPVRLDPAMVSSHAGGSCSSLASSNSDEPVQPRTPGASSNLSNRLSFNSAQNFMTAAAASQQMVQHQHQQQQHMANMQGMNTSTPVANAAVAAAAAGEYKFTCNVGQHVIKITGDCCELVRIAKLVLDDHFSSAEFLASIEAGAAFDASPISTPTTPMTGAPQFAMGTPLHAASPLATDSGIGLNYISSVNNNNNNQDNDDDVFFPDSNNLSKSASQSNGLARSRRSHFSRKDSTPEAAANPASTAIMRQKSEPGNNVNNTNTDSSRIVHQYDHLLYYAKSPHSWALPTEWQKICDKFPAIIRNKDLQDESNRFDGEKYLELVKSSSKRNITAADDNTTEGDNQDNE
- the LOC111679606 gene encoding eukaryotic translation initiation factor 4E-binding protein Mextli isoform X1, which produces MAHIGRSVKNVEAPRPLKSQSRSSLKNNFMLIEELIQLIENVAISLQSGINNTEPMATLVQNLRIHGPQLESVSKDTLDRAFVVFRNASQDERLNIMTRLNLLELIELRAKGWEDSGINSYYKTKQATNAELNDVQNHVDPTQTAFLSTSPTFGGINMGGNAAAAAAAAAIASVGSANQQHLLLSPGEVIRNSGKFPKPTKIPGKTYCKDEVVIRNADSGKVMGIKGRRVHMIEELSETIISFQRVNPGAKERLVQITGPAEDKINYAKHLIEDTIRRNASPVRLDPAMVSSHAGGSCSSLASSNSDEPVQPRTPGASSNLSNRLSFNSAQNFMTAAAASQQMVQHQHQQQQHMANMQGMNTSTPVANAAVAAAAAGKPIRPHSQMLLHSYSTNDASLGEYKFTCNVGQHVIKITGDCCELVRIAKLVLDDHFSSAEFLASIEAGAAFDASPISTPTTPMTGAPQFAMGTPLHAASPLATDSGIGLNYISSVNNNNNNQDNDDDVFFPDSNNLSKSASQSNGLARSRRSHFSRKDSTPEAAANPASTAIMRQKSEPGNNVNNTNTDSSRIVHQYDHLLYYAKSPHSWALPTEWQKICDKFPAIIRNKDLQDESNRFDGEKYLELVKSSSKRNITAADDNTTEGDNQDNE